A section of the Sebastes fasciatus isolate fSebFas1 chromosome 5, fSebFas1.pri, whole genome shotgun sequence genome encodes:
- the LOC141767895 gene encoding galectin-3-binding protein A-like has product MTENTFLLFCILFVGVSAGVEEGSVRLAGGKNNSEGRVEIFHDGVWGTVCNDEFEMIDAHVVCRQLHFPSAVEVLSTFGEGDGDIWMGNLGCSGMETNLLQCSHSGWGDHDCGHSEDVGVRCETEPEPLNLSQEYDLDHNTSLSYQLGELFDSRRDCDLNISVTVHHNIVVMICAHRVILSLNSFFKTSQPDFSSLNIETTANCSQYANNFVRYFYTRKIKVTRSSAHCILKMAIDWGVTEVYSEAAKLFRLFLPEDPTFQSQNSFYEYAVQIDDEALEEVCVRYLAWNCDALIQSPAWTNLPFGLVKALLSRSDLVVRNETVILNGLESWAAAQENTTIPKVLLQLIRFPMIPAEDLVTLNGSQYDAGKLQGFQFNSLPFTMLLNDLREKQKVYTSRIYTGSPWSFTVSYDIVKAYKDSETSYIGFGYSQINILTKDFQTPVHNSAYFSFQNMRWETMFLNRREECSSQSLTCPSLPAVSLKVFQKNSNIPSEVEGRIRYRNSLVVMCEGTYVFHVHEFNEENLVFMPSSVKQVYPCRSERFFYRLVVRPHYSTD; this is encoded by the exons atgacagaaaatactTTCTTATTATTCTGCATTCTTTTCGTCGGCGTGTCTGCTG GTGTTGAGGAAGGTTCGGTGAGGCTGGCTGGTGGTAAAAATAACTCTGAGGGCCGGGTGGAGATCTTTCATGATGGAGTTTGGGGGACGGTGTGCAACGATGAGTTTGAGATGATTGACGCTCATGTCGTGTGTCGCCAGCTCCACTTCCCCAGCGCAGTAGAGGTTCTATCTACATTTGGCGAGG gGGATGGAGACATCTGGATGGGTAATTTAGGCTGCAGTGGGATGGAGACGAACCTGCTGCAATGTTCACATTCTGGGTGGGGGGACCATGACTGTGGTCACTCTGAAGATGTTGGTGTCAGATGTGAAACTG AGCCAGAACCCCTCAATCTAAGCCAGGAGTACGATTTGGACCACAACACAAGCCTGTCTTATCAGCTGGGGGAGCTGTTTGACAGCAGACGTGACTGTGATTTGAACATTTCAGTGACGGTGCACCACAACATCGTTGTGATGATCTGTGCTCACCGCGTCATCCTTTCTCTGAACTCATTCTTCAAAACGTCACAGCCAGACTTCAGCAGCCTCAACATTGAGACCACAGCTAACTGCAGTCAGTACGCCAACAACTTTGTCAG ATACTTCTACACAAGAAAGATTAAAGTCACACGATCCTCTGCCCATTGCATCCTCAAGATGGCTATCGACTGGGGTGTGACTGAAGTTTATAGTGAGGCTGCGAAACTCTTCAGACTGTTTCTTCCAGAAGATCCCACTTTCCAGAGTCAGAACTCTTTCTATGAGTACGCGGTTCAAATAGATGATGAGGCACTAGAGGAGGTTTGTGTTCGCTACCTGGCATGGAACTGTGACGCGCTGATCCAATCCCCAGCCTGGACAAATCTTCCATTTGGTCTGGTCAAAGCTCTTCTGTCTCGCTCAGACCTCGTGGTGCGTAATGAGACCGTCATCCTGAATGGACTGGAGAGCTGGGCGGCAGCCcaagaaaacacaactattcctAAGGTCCTTCTGCAGCTCATCCGCTTCCCAATGATACCAGCTGAGGACTTAGTCACACTTAATGGCTCACAGTATGATGCCGGCAAGTTGCAAGGGTTTCAGTTTAATTCTCTGCCCTTCACGATGTTGCTCAATGACCTgagggaaaaacaaaaagtctaCACATCCAGGATTTACACCGGCTCGCCGTGGAGCTTTACTGTCAGCTACGACATCGTCAAAGCTTACAAGGACTCTGAGACTTCTTACATTGGTTTTGGCTACTCCCAAATCAATATTCTGACCAAGGACTTCCAAACACCGGTTCACAACAGtgcttatttttcttttcaaaacatGCGCTGGGAAACAATGTTTCTTAACAGGCGTGAAGAATGTTCAAGTCAAAGTCTCACTTGTCCTTCTTTGCCAGCTGTTAGTTTGAAGGTTTTTCAAAAGAACAGCAATATACCCAGTGAGGTGGAGGGACGCATTCGTTACAGAAATAGTCTTGTTGTTATGTGTGAAGGGACATACGTGTTCCACGTTCACGAGTTTAATGAGGAGAATCTTGTGTTTATGCCAAGCAGCGTAAAACAAGTCTATCCCTGCCGCTCAGAGAGGTTCTTCTACAGGCTGGTGGTTCGTCCTCACTACTCTACAGATTAG